A segment of the Bradyrhizobium sp. CCBAU 53340 genome:
ATGACAATCTGGATCACCGGTGCGAACGGATTTATCGGCAGGTATTTGACGCGCGAGCTTGCCCAGCGGGGATCCGCCGTACATGGCCTCGGGCACGGGGCGCTCGATGAACCTGAGAGGCGCCGGCTCGGGATGGGCCGTTGGCTCAACGGCGAGGTCGATTCCACCAATCTGGGCGCATTGGCTGTACACACGGGGCTACCGACCGTCTTATTCCATCTTGCGGGCGGATCGTCCGTTGGCGCGTCCATCGCGCAGCCCTACGAGGATTTTTCGCGGACGGTGGCAACTTCGGCCCGGCTGCTGGAGTGGCTGCGGACCAGCGCACCTAAATGTCGCCTCGTCGTTGTGTCCAGCGCCGCCGTGTACGGCGCCGGCAATGCGGAGCGCATGAGCGAAAGCGCCGCGACCAACCCGGTGTCTCCCTATGGGCAGCACAAGCTCATGATCGAGCAGCTCTGTCGCAGCTACGCGGCCACCTTCGGCTTGCAGAGCACGATCGT
Coding sequences within it:
- a CDS encoding NAD(P)-dependent oxidoreductase, yielding MTIWITGANGFIGRYLTRELAQRGSAVHGLGHGALDEPERRRLGMGRWLNGEVDSTNLGALAVHTGLPTVLFHLAGGSSVGASIAQPYEDFSRTVATSARLLEWLRTSAPKCRLVVVSSAAVYGAGNAERMSESAATNPVSPYGQHKLMIEQLCRSYAATFGLQSTIVRLFSVYGANLRKQLLWDLCTRLSEGAGVLKLGGTGQEQRDWTDVRDVARLLASIGDKRQDQPVGIINGGSGVATSVADIARSIVGSWGGGIPIEFSGVTRPGDPFSLVADPRLLNALSFEWQIPVGAGIADYVAWFKEQLR